The Diorhabda sublineata isolate icDioSubl1.1 chromosome 6, icDioSubl1.1, whole genome shotgun sequence genome includes a window with the following:
- the LOC130445856 gene encoding sodium channel protein Nach → MERDRFNWNTSFPPATLCTEKKYDLEKLEEYVEKNNSIKDKELFKKFVKSLLEATYLNLDSIVEYEGISGDNFVDLIYKFRFPFKPTITSSAGMEKLEVDPTFTEMGLCYSFNSQIAVYSSPEIWYNNSWELLPEKNTLSVNPLDGEVFINVINVTSGYQVYFHSSFETVDIASKNIRTSDNNFLQLHITGLAIIAADGIKSLTPKQRKCRFYYESNLPHFAVYSYILCRMECRASLAKRLCGCLPHFYRKLAGEKVCDVKGLHCLAKYTERLIFLKRECSCVANCEETVYIVDFTDEREWFLGSNLQWGMIEYPKMRLRRDVIFGFTDLLVYIGGMAGLFLGCSFLSFMEIVYFFTLRLFWFVVRYGDETNQKKNVNPISYNRKYIIHKWHRK, encoded by the exons ATGGAGAGAGACCGATTTAACTGGAACACTTCTTTTCCACCGGCAACACTATGTACAGAGAAAAAATACGATCTGGAGAAGCTGGAGGAATACGTTGAAAAGAACAATAGCATCAAAGATaaagaactttttaaaaaattcgttaaATCTTTACTAGAAGCTACATACTTGAATTTAGATTCTATAGTAGAGTATGAAGGAATATCTGGCGATAATTTCGTGGATTTGATTTACAAATTCCGGTTTCCTTTTAAACCAACTATTACCTCTTCTGCTGGTATGGAGAAGCTAGAGGTAGATCCAACTTTTACCGAGATGGGACTATGCTATTCTTTTAACTCTCAAATAGCAGTTTATAGCTCACCAGA GATTTGGTATAATAATTCGTGGGAACTATTACCAGAAAAAAATACTCTTTCTGTGAATCCTCTTGATGGCGAGGTGTTTATTAATGTTATAAACGTCACTAGTGGATACCAG gtaTATTTCCATAGCTCTTTCGAAACAGTTGACATTGCAAgtaaaaatatacgaacttctGATAATAATTTCTTGCAATTGCATATTACGGGTCTTGCGATAATTGCTGCCGATGGAATAAAGAGTCTTACtccaaaacaaagaaaatgtagATTTTACTACGAAAGCAATTTACCACATTTTGCTGTTTATTCGTACATTTTATGCAGAATGGAATGTAGAGCCTCATTGGCTAAACGACTTTGTGGTTGTTTGCcacatttttatagaaaattgg CTGGTGAGAAAGTATGCGATGTCAAAGGCTTGCATTGTTTAGCTAAATATACAG agagattaatttttttaaaacgagAGTGTTCCTGTGTCGCAAATTGTGAAGAAACAGTATATATAGTCGACTTCACCGATGAAAGGGAATGGTTCCTTGGTTCCAATTTACAATGGGGTATGATAGAATATCCTAAAATGCGCTTAAGAAGAGATGTAATTTTCGGATTCACAGATTTATTAG TATATATCGGAGGTATGGCTGGATTATTTCTGGGTTGTAGTTTTCTCAGCTTTATGGAAATTGTCTATTTCTTCACCTTGAGGTTATTCTGGTTTGTTGTACGTTATGGAGACGAAACTaatcagaagaaaaatgttAATCCAATAAGTTAcaatcgaaaatatattatcCATAAATGGCACCGTAAATAG
- the LOC130446078 gene encoding alpha-aminoadipic semialdehyde synthase, mitochondrial, whose product MWRFRKIILKLPTDAARYYGTSKNKVIAIRREDQSIWERRAPFAPYHVRKLVKKGIKVIVQPSNRRAYPMQAYLNAGATVHEDISEASVIFGVKQVPVEQLIPEKTYCMFSHTIKAQESNLPLLDAILEKKIRLIDYEKLMNEKGNRVVAFGKMAGIAGTINILHGLGLRLLALGHHTPFMHIGPPHNYRNSSMARQAVRDAGYEIALGLMPKSIGPLTFVFTGSGNVSQGSQEVFQELPHEYVTPEFLRKAAEHGSLNKVYGCEVRRNHYLERADGGGFDPVEYEEHPERYISTFSKKIAPYASVIINGIYWAVNSPKLLTIPDAKHLLKSAHTPWLPTSHGSPALPHRMLGICDISADPGGSIEFMNECTTIDTPFCLYDADRNKDTNSFNGPGVLVCSIDNMPTQIPRESTDFFGDLLFPFTTDILQSNAQRPLESHNFSPVINGAIIASNGKLTPNYEYITELRKSAARSRLKSDTSGTTPSKNVLILGAGRVAAPLVEYLCRDDSIGVTVACEQTELGNAISNKYSRVESVYLNAAENTECLQDLVKKANVVVSILPANLHPLVAETCVSEGVHMVTASYMSNEIRDLHEAAQKAGVTILNEVGLDPGIDHLLALECIEEVKANGGTVTSFESYCGGLPAPEYSDNPLRYKFSWSPRGALINSLGSARYLRKGQIVEISEGGELMRAAKPLDFLPGFNLEGFPNRDSIKYSKIYGIEEANTVLRGTIRYSGFAHAIRQLQFLGLLDVQPHPSLHQQGPDVTWRKLICDLLGLEDANMFYDNLKNKISERTGTDNAVDILEELGLLDENNILKCGTPLDTLTQYLSTKLALEKHERDLVILRHEVEIVWPNNKTESRGINLVVYGDSNGHSAMAKTVGYPTAIATKMVLDGEIQERGSILPFAPEVYRPILQRLRAEGITNTETSKFL is encoded by the exons atgtggagattcagaaaaattattcttaaattacCTACAGATGCTGCTAGATATTAT GGTACGTCGAAAAACAAAGTAATAGCAATTCGAAGAGAGGATCAAAGCATCTGGGAGAGAAGAGCTCCTTTCGCTCCTTACCATGTGAGAAAACTAGTCAAAAAAGGTATAAAAGTCATAGTTCAGCCAAGTAATAGACGAGCGTACCCCATGCAGGCATACCTCAATGCAGGAGCAACGGTACACGAAGACATCTCCGAAGCATCTGTCATATTTGGCGTGAAACAAGTACCAGTAGAACAACTAATACCTGAAAAAACGTACTGTATGTTTTCGCACACAATCAAAGCTCAAGAGAGTAATTTACCTTTACTAGACGctattttggaaaagaaaattcGCCTTATCGATTATGAAAAACTCATGAACGAAAAGGGCAATAGGGTAGTGGCGTTTGGGAAAATGGCCGGTATTGCAGGAACTATCAATATCTTACACGGTCTTGGATTGAGGCTGTTAGCTCTCGGTCATCATACACCTTTCATGCACATAGGACCACCACATAATTATAG aaattctagTATGGCTAGACAAGCTGTCAGGGATGCGGGTTACGAAATAGCACTGGGATTAATGCCTAAATCGATTGGTCCTCTTACATTTGTCTTCACCGGGTCAGGAAATGTATCTCAAGGGTCACAGGAAGTGTTTCAGGAACTGCCTCACGAGTACGTTACGccagaatttttgagaaaagcAGCCGAACATGGTAGTTTGAATAAAGTTTATGGATGTGAG GTTAGAAGAAATCATTATCTTGAAAGAGCAGATGGAGGAGGTTTTGATCCAGTCGAATACGAGGAGCATCCGGAAAGATATATTTCTacgtttagtaaaaaaattgctCCCTATGCTTCGGTTATTATAAATGGAATATACTGGGCGGTGAATAGTCCAAAATTATTAACTATCCCTGACGCTAAACATCTCCTTAAGTCTGCACATACCCCGTGGTTACCTACTTCACATGGATCTCCAGCGCTGCCACATAGAATGTTGGGTATTTGTGATATTTCAGCTGATCCAG GTGGTTCTATTGAATTTATGAACGAATGTACAACTATTGATACACCTTTCTGTTTGTATGACGCCGACAGAAACAAAGATACCAACAGTTTCAATGGTCCGGGAGTATTAGTATGCAGTATAGATAATATGCCGACACAAATACCAAGAGAAAGTACAGATTTCTTCGGAGATCTTCTGTTTCCATTCACTACCGACATTTTACAGAGTAACGCTCAAAGACCCTTGGAAAGTCACAATTTTTCACCAGTTATAAATGGG gcAATTATAGCTAGCAATGGTAAACTAACCccaaattatgaatatattacAGAACTTAGAAAAAGTGCGGC AAGAAGTAGACTAAAATCAGATACTAGTGGCACTACACCTTCGAAAAACGTACTTATATTAGGTGCTGGTAGAGTAGCAGCTCCTCTCGTTGAATATTTATGCAGAGATGATTCAATTGGTGTTACTGTCGCTTGTGAACAAACAGAACTTGGAAATGcgatatcaaataaatattctagaGTGGAAAGTGTTTATTTAAACGCTGCAGAAAATACTGAATGCTTACAAGATTTAGTAAAGAAAGCAAATGTTGTAGTATCAATATTACCAGCTAATCTTCATCCCTTAGTAGCAGAGACGTGCGTTTCAGAAGGGGTCCATATGGTTACAGCAAGTTATATGTCGAACGAAATTAGAGATCTACATGAAGCGGCGCAAAAAGCTGGAGTTACAATTCTGAATGAAGTTGGACTAGACCCAG GAATCGACCATTTGCTGGCTTTAGAATGTATTGAAGAAGTTAAAGCAAACGGAGGAACAGTAACTTCATTCGAGTCATATTGTGGAGGACTACCAGCCCCTGAGTATAGTGACAATCCTTTGAGATATAAATTTTCTTGGTCGCCACGCGGAGCTCTTATCAATAGTCTTGGATCAGCAag aTACCTAAGAAAAGGACAAATTGTAGAAATCAGCGAAGGTGGCGAGCTCATGAGAGCGGCTAAACCTTTAGATTTCCTCCCTGGATTTAATTTAGAGGGATTTCCTAACAGAGATAgtataaaatattcgaaaatttacgGTATTGAAGAAGCGAACACAGTTTTACGAG GTACAATAAGATATAGTGGATTTGCACACGCTATTAGACAACTGCAATTTTTGGGATTGTTGGATGTCCAACCCCATCCCAGTCTTCACCAACAAGGACCAGATGTAACATGGAGAAAATTGATTTGCGATCTATTAGGACTCGAAGACGCCAACATgttttatgataatttaaaaaataaaattagcgAACGAACTGGAACCGATAACGCCGTCgatattttagaagaattggggttattagatgaaaataacattttgaaatgcGGAACGCCGTTAGATACACTTACACAGTACTTATCAACAAAATTAGCTTTAG aAAAACATGAAAGAGATTTGGTAATCTTACGACACGAAGTTGAGATAGTTTGGCCGAACAATAAAACAGAAAGTAGAGGAATAAATTTAGTTGTATATGGTGACAGTAACGGGCATTCTGCTATGGCTAAAACTGTCGGCTACCCTACAGCTATTGCTACAAAAATGGTTTTAGATG GTGAAATCCAGGAAAGAGGATCCATATTACCATTTGCACCAGAAGTATATCGACCAATCTTGCAAAGATTACGAGCTGAAGGTATAACAAATACTGAgacatcaaaatttttataa
- the LOC130445583 gene encoding midnolin homolog has protein sequence MENSSQSSTNPISQGCGPNTQINVHVSPTTGGDFYLSVESDISIENLKKLISKRLKVPRDRICLLFRDKQLQDGNLVHHGISDGSRITLLPNVETGLITQRPEIGIMQALESLNDTQVNEFLCGKAPLNLSMRLGDHMMLIQLQLSTVSGAKPSTTPSPTSPSSSATTSICPSSTSQPPSSPSPPSLLQASRNLQHTLRRLSADVFSGKDRGRRESVYSGTFSGALNPALQDPKGRPRRDVATIVHILNDLLCSVPELRRVTRKGSEEPITHVPTEHQDEPMITTSCSEDQNLRTRGKLEHLRLVMGERRERRRQRKQKPYSLPQSDTDTVTA, from the exons ATGGAAAACAGCTCACAATCATCTACTAACCCCATTTCGCAGGGGTGTGGCCCAAATACCCAAATAAATGTACATGTGAGCCCCACTACGGGGGGCGATTTTTATCTAAGCGTTGAATCGGACATTTCAAtcgaaaatctcaaaaaactcaTATCGAAAAGACTTAAAGTTCCCAGAGATAGAATATGTTTACTGTTCAGAGATAA GCAATTACAAGATGGAAATTTGGTTCATCATGGTATATCTGATGGGTCTAGAATTACTTTATTACCAAATGTCGAAACAGGACTCATA acCCAACGTCCAGAAATTGGAATAATGCAAGCTCTAGAATCTCTAAACGATACCCAAGTTAACGAATTTTTATGCGGTAAAGCACCTCTTAATCTCAGTATGCGTCTAGGAGATCACATGATGCTAATTCAACTTCAGTTAAGTACCGTTTCTGGTGCTAAACCATCAACTACCCCGTCCCCTACATCCCCTTCTTCATCCGCTACGACCAGTATCTGTCCTTCATCAACATCTCAACCCCCATCTTCTCCTAGTCCCCCTAGTCTATTACAGGCCTCAAGAAATTTGCAACATACCCTCAGAAGACTGTCCGCTGATGTTTTCTCTGGAAAAGATAGAG GACGACGAGAGAGCGTCTATTCTGGAACATTCAGTGGAGCACTGAATCCAGCTTTACAAGACCCCAAGGGTCGACCACGTCGTGATGTTGCCACTATTGTACACATACTTAATGATCTCCTTTGTTCAGTACCAGAACTCCGTAGG gttaCCCGTAAAGGATCTGAAGAACCCATTACCCACGTTCCTACAGAACATCAAGACGAGCCGATGATAACGACCTCGTGCAGCGAAGATCAGAACCTAAGAACTCGCGGCAAATTAGAACACCTAAGGCTTGTTATGGGGGAAAGGCGCGAACGAAGGCGACAACGTAAACAAAAACCGTATTCTCTACCTCAGAGTGACACAGATACTGTCACCGCATGA